TTTGATGTCTGTTATATGTTCGATAAGCGAACTTGATAACAGAACGCTATATTGCTGTGAAAATTGTCTAAATCAAATTAGAGAAAAAAGTTCTACATCGGAGTCAGTGAAGAACTTATTTGAGTTTTGAAATAAGTTTGTAGATGAAAGTTTGCTATATTCAATATAGTTATAAGgaacaatatttttcttatctttaataaaacaTGCTGAGTAATTATGTAAAATTCCGTTGGGGGATGTTATTTCATGAGCCAAAATTTCTTCTGTGCTTAAACCAATTAAATCTTCATAATTCAAGTTATGAAGATGTCGGTTGACCTTTGCATTGCTTGCATTCATAGTTAAAGTATTTGATAAATGTCTAATTACAGGCACAACACTCTTATTGTGAATATATAACTCCCATAGCCCAAAATTACTTGACAAATAAGTACCCATTTCACAGTTGTTATTTAAACTATCCGCTGTATCAATTTTTTGTCCCTCAGACAAATTTACTGAAGGCTTGTAAGgattaaaaaattgatcATTTTTATACGAATTAATTCCTTTATCATATGACCATAACTCGCCTTGtgtatttttcaaaattgtGTTTACATATTCATAAATTTCATCACTTTCATTGAGAGATAAAACCGGAAACAGTATATTTCTATGCTTTTTAATTATGCTATTAACTAGCGCAATTATCCAAACCGTATT
This is a stretch of genomic DNA from Cryptosporidium parvum Iowa II chromosome 3, whole genome shotgun sequence. It encodes these proteins:
- a CDS encoding CCAAT-binding factor (CBF)/MAK21 family protein, which translates into the protein MFGSDFDGDLDKIAKFDKNYRVIYQKLWLKYINIVIMNYNDENRNIPLPILKDALEYVSEFVIPIISNPLELADIFKNCFDGISNKINPMDKLAISVISLNGLFYLIVNNRLNEGFNLNNESEENISSGYYRRLYELLCPPVFSLKVRAKFLKLLSISLFSPLIPMTVLSCFIKKLIRISLFTSMNNTVWIIALVNSIIKKHRNILFPVLSLNESDEIYEYVNTILKNTQGELWSYDKGINSYKNDQFFNPYKPSVNLSEGQKIDTADSLNNNCEMGTYLSSNFGLWELYIHNKSVVPVIRHLSNTLTMNASNAKVNRHLHNLNYEDLIGLSTEEILAHEITSPNGILHNYSACFIKDKKNIVPYNYIEYSKLSSTNLFQNSNKFFTDSDVELFSLI